A single genomic interval of Candidatus Jordarchaeales archaeon harbors:
- the mptA gene encoding GTP cyclohydrolase MptA — protein MSNLPDVQSEKPKILLSLDEVGVTGLVKRVRIVKGGSEIFLTPKISAFINLPAWQRGVHLSRSSETIESVVEDIAYSPVRSFEELCRKMLTVLLEKHDYADRARVLLEGLVVLDVRAGESEVKRQKAYNVRVEGVASRSREGIETRVFLGVEVEGIIACPCAQELIRNYAESMIKSRAEELSLDEPVIHKILDLVPLASHSQRCKGALIVEVKDNSVDLFELIRVVEDSMSGTIYDVLKRPDEASLVRLVHLNPLFVEDVARLIILNALTRLKQLSDDDVLEVRVESMESVHPHNAVAFRRAKVGELKKELQAGCVD, from the coding sequence ATGAGTAACCTACCGGACGTTCAAAGCGAGAAACCCAAAATACTCCTCTCACTAGACGAGGTAGGAGTAACGGGTCTCGTGAAAAGGGTTCGGATAGTTAAAGGGGGAAGCGAGATATTTTTAACGCCAAAAATTTCTGCATTCATAAATCTCCCCGCATGGCAGAGAGGGGTGCATCTTTCAAGAAGTAGTGAAACAATTGAAAGTGTGGTTGAGGACATAGCTTACTCCCCAGTTAGAAGCTTCGAGGAGCTTTGTAGAAAGATGCTAACGGTCCTCTTGGAAAAACATGACTACGCTGACAGGGCGAGAGTGCTCTTGGAAGGACTTGTAGTTCTCGACGTGAGGGCTGGCGAGAGTGAAGTTAAGCGTCAAAAAGCTTACAACGTACGTGTCGAAGGCGTAGCCTCGCGGAGCAGGGAGGGAATCGAAACCAGGGTTTTCCTAGGAGTGGAGGTTGAGGGGATAATTGCTTGCCCTTGCGCTCAGGAACTTATAAGAAACTACGCGGAAAGCATGATTAAAAGCAGGGCTGAAGAGCTCTCACTAGACGAACCTGTGATACACAAGATCCTAGATTTGGTTCCCCTCGCATCTCACAGTCAGCGCTGTAAAGGTGCGCTTATAGTGGAGGTGAAAGACAACAGCGTAGACCTCTTCGAGCTAATTAGAGTGGTCGAGGACTCGATGAGCGGCACGATATATGACGTCTTAAAGAGGCCAGACGAAGCTAGCCTCGTAAGGCTCGTTCACTTAAACCCGCTTTTCGTCGAGGATGTCGCGAGACTAATAATACTAAACGCCCTGACAAGGCTTAAACAGCTCTCCGACGACGACGTTTTAGAGGTCAGAGTTGAAAGCATGGAGTCCGTACACCCTCATAACGCTGTGGCATTCAGGAGAGCCAAAGTCGGGGAACTTAAGAAGGAGCTGCAGGCTGGTTGTGTAGATTGA
- a CDS encoding dihydropteroate synthase-like protein: MLLVTGRLAEKLVKKYCEGLGLEVDVATMPVSVAALITPQMLIEHLKDKVSKEKYDAIIVPGLMRGSVRVVEAALGIPVFKGTKYACDIPLIFKNFDLLSKEEALDTVISRLRSDAWNRLESLTGSGFTIGREGVKPVYVGVDGPVRVLAEVVDAPALPRNKVLSRAEYFLRSGADMIDIGGVVGEEHPSIISELVHCVREKFKVPVSVDSLNPAEIEAAVAAGADMVLSLDYGNFHEVKLPPDVAVTVLPTNEKKGEIPRDPAERARKTLEIVEKAKKAGLVKVVADPLLEPPITPGLVNSLKSYIFFREADTVTPLLFGVGNVTEFIDVDSIGVNALLTMLAQELGAAILLTTEHSIKCRGSVRELDAARKMAYLAKSLSTPPKDLGIAFFAAKSKKEYFVPPNVDGLKAVAEARNDSYSPDPLGYFTIWVDHEKGKIFVLYKGVKGEKLFVGESSEYIGKAILSEGVISSLEHAVYLGRELGKAEACLKLGKSYVQDLDVFGDKNE, from the coding sequence CTCGGCCTCGAGGTTGATGTCGCAACAATGCCCGTATCTGTTGCCGCTTTGATCACCCCCCAGATGCTCATAGAGCACCTCAAAGATAAGGTCTCAAAGGAGAAATACGACGCCATAATAGTTCCGGGACTTATGCGGGGCAGCGTTAGGGTAGTTGAAGCCGCGCTCGGAATCCCTGTTTTTAAGGGAACAAAGTATGCGTGCGACATACCGTTAATTTTCAAGAACTTCGACCTCCTATCGAAGGAAGAAGCGCTAGACACGGTAATTTCTAGGCTCAGAAGCGACGCATGGAACAGGTTGGAATCTCTCACGGGCTCAGGCTTCACCATTGGAAGGGAAGGTGTTAAACCCGTCTACGTTGGTGTAGATGGACCGGTAAGGGTGCTCGCAGAGGTCGTTGACGCCCCAGCGCTCCCCCGCAACAAAGTGTTGTCGAGAGCAGAGTACTTTTTGAGGTCTGGAGCTGACATGATAGACATAGGAGGAGTGGTGGGAGAGGAGCACCCCAGCATAATATCTGAGTTGGTGCACTGTGTAAGGGAAAAATTTAAGGTCCCTGTAAGTGTGGACAGCCTAAACCCTGCCGAAATAGAAGCCGCCGTGGCTGCTGGCGCCGACATGGTTCTCAGCTTAGACTACGGAAACTTCCACGAGGTCAAGCTTCCACCCGACGTAGCAGTAACCGTTCTACCAACTAACGAGAAGAAAGGGGAGATCCCGAGGGATCCAGCCGAGAGAGCGCGGAAAACGCTTGAAATAGTTGAGAAAGCCAAGAAAGCTGGACTAGTCAAAGTAGTAGCTGACCCGCTGCTTGAGCCACCCATAACCCCCGGTCTCGTCAATTCCCTTAAATCCTACATCTTTTTCAGGGAAGCTGACACGGTTACACCTCTCCTCTTTGGAGTTGGAAATGTGACCGAGTTCATTGACGTCGACAGCATAGGGGTAAACGCTCTCCTAACCATGCTGGCACAGGAGCTGGGCGCCGCTATACTCCTAACAACTGAGCACAGCATTAAGTGCCGTGGAAGTGTGAGGGAGCTTGACGCCGCAAGGAAAATGGCATACCTAGCGAAGTCCTTGTCTACTCCGCCAAAAGACCTTGGTATAGCGTTCTTCGCCGCAAAGAGTAAAAAGGAGTACTTTGTACCTCCAAACGTGGATGGATTGAAAGCAGTGGCTGAGGCGAGAAACGACAGCTACTCCCCCGACCCCCTCGGCTACTTCACAATATGGGTTGACCACGAAAAAGGCAAGATATTCGTGCTGTACAAAGGCGTCAAGGGGGAAAAGCTTTTCGTTGGGGAGAGCTCCGAGTACATAGGCAAAGCCATTCTTTCAGAAGGAGTAATAAGCTCGCTGGAGCACGCCGTATACCTCGGCAGGGAGCTTGGAAAGGCAGAAGCCTGCCTGAAGCTCGGTAAAAGCTACGTTCAAGATCTCGACGTTTTCGGTGATAAAAATGAGTAA